A single Penaeus chinensis breed Huanghai No. 1 chromosome 7, ASM1920278v2, whole genome shotgun sequence DNA region contains:
- the LOC125027554 gene encoding degenerin-like protein unc-105, which translates to MLSPEIGLRVVVHDPRVIPFPEDEGFNIPAGVSTSVSIKQKKYNYLEGTCYNEDSANNIRTIATCRKWCLEKMFWQQCNCTRGQSPSYRFMKEWKTRPARRCSYFNIDDKLCIDFVNFEFLSRVDSCDCVSPCKETVYDVQTTYTNPNLKFFTVAQNLKNLYTGSDLCSDGDNNTARLHIYLNSLDHEVVEELASYTWETLLCNVGGNFGLFIGLSVVSVAEVLEVLFDLLVTYIRRRGT; encoded by the exons ATGTTGTCCCCCGAGATCGGCCTTCGAGTAGTCGTCCACGATCCAAGGGTCATCCCCTTCCCCGAGGACGAGGGCTTCAACATCCCCGCCGGCGTCAGCACCTCCGTCAGCATAAAGCAG AAAAAGTACAACTATCTGGAAGGCACTTGCTACAACGAAGACTCAGCCAACAACATCAGAACCATAGCC ACATGCAGGAAGTGGTGTCTCGAAAAAATGTTTTGGCAACAGTGCAATTGTACCCGAGGCCAAAGTCCCTCCTACAGGTTCATGAAGGAGTGGAAGACGAGGCCGGCGAGGCGCTGTTCCTACTTTAACATAGACGATA AGCTGTGTATAGATTTCGTCAACTTCGAGTTCTTGAGTCGAGTCGATTCCTGCGACTGCGTGTCCCCCTGCAA GGAAACAGTATACGATGTACAGACCACTTACACAAACCCAAACCTCAAGTTCTTCACCGTAGCGCAGAACTTGAAGAACTTGTACACGGGCTCCGACCTTTGCTCAGA CGGGGATAACAATACAGCTCGTCTGCACATTTACCTGAACAGCTTAGACCACGAGGTTGTTGAAGAACTGGCATCATACACG TGGGAGACTCTGCTCTGCAACGTCGGCGGGAACTTCGGTCTGTTCATCGGCCTCTCCGTCGTGTCCGTCGCTGAAGTGCTCGAGGTCCTCTTCGATCTCCTTGTGACTTATATAAGACGTCGTGGGACCTGA